The candidate division WOR-3 bacterium region ATGACCGCTGAAGCCGGCCTATTCTACCACCGGGCGTTCGGGCTGGACGTAGTCATCCTCCGGCCTTTCAGCCACACCGGACCCGGCCAGACCACTGCGTTTGTCTTCCCCAAGGTCGCGAACGCCATCGCCCGGATTGAGCGCGGCCAGATGGAACCGGTTATCGTGATGGGCGACCTCAGCGTCAGGCGTGACTACACCGATGTCCGCGACGTAGTCCGGGCCTACCTTCTCGCCCTCGGACGCTGTGTAGCAGGCGAGACCTACAACGTTACGTCCGGCAAACCACTGATGATACGGGAGGGTGTGGACTACCTGTGCGGCCTGGCCCGCGTTCCGGTTGAGATCAGTAGCTCGGCTGCCGAGTTCCGGCCACACGACATCCCGCTCCTGACCGGCGACCCGTCAAAGTTCATGGCCGCCACCGGCTGGAAGCCCGAGATTCCCTTCGCCAACACCCTCTCCGACCTGCTGGACTACTACCGCGGGCTCTGAGCCCGCGGCAAGTCCGAAGCCCGAAACCCGAATGACGAATGAAGCTCGAATTCCCCAATGACGGAGTGATACTTGAACGCGAGCGTGATCGCCCTACAATCCACGTCATGGCAGAGACCACGCGGTTCGACCTGGAAGAACGAACTGCGTCCTTCGGCGAGGCGGTGGTCCGCTTCTCAAAGACCATACGCGAGACGGCGGTCACGCGGCCACTGGTGAACCAACTCGTCCGGGCCGCAACCAGCATTGGCGCGAACTACTGCGAGGCCAACGACGCCGACTCCAAATCCGACTTCCGGTGGGACTGCCGCGGCTTTCCGCTGAGGAAAACCGTGGCTGTACCCAGTCCTTTCCTGCCGGAGTCGGCGGCGGACACGCGAAAGCTGTGGCAGGAGGCCAAAGAACTCAACCTCATCTTCGGTGCCATCATCCGCTCTACCACAGCTCGCAAAACTCCTCCCGAAGACACCTAACCCCGGTGACGCACTCACTTGTAGTTGATGTCCGTGATTTGTCATTCGGACTTCAATCGGCCTTCGAGCTTCGTCATTCGAGTTTGGCCTGTGATTCGGTCTTCGGGTTTCAATCGTCATTCGGACTTCGTCATTCGAGCTTGATCGAGAGTCTCTCCTCCTAGCATGAGGCTATCGATCGTGGTCGTCACCTGGAACTCTTCCGCTGACATCGACGCCTGCATCGACTCCATCAACTACGGCGAGGAGTTCGAGGTCATCGTGGTCGACAACGCCTCGAGCGACGCGACGGTAGAGAGAGTCGGCCGTCACCATCACCTGACACTCGTCGAGAACCAGCGTAACCTCGGCTATGCAGCCGCCAACAACCAAGGCATCAAGGCCGCGACCGGCGAGTACGTGCTGCTGCTCAATCCCGACACGCGTGTCGAACTCGGCACGCTCGATGTCCTGTCACGCTATCTGGACGAGCATCCCGTCACCGGCGCGGTCGCCCCGCGCCTTGTCAGCCCGGATGGCTCAACCCAGTTCTCAATCCGTTCCTTCCCTACCTCGGCCTCACTCTTCTGGGAACTCATCGGCCTCGCCCGGCTCTTCCCCAAGAGCCGCGTCTTCGGCCGCTGGAAGATGAAGTACTTCGACTACGACCGGCCCGCCGAGGTCGAACAGCCGATGGCCTCCTGCCTGATGCTTCGCAGGACCGCTCTCGACTCCATCGAGCCTCAAGCTTCAAGCTTCAAGCTTCAAGCTCCGGACTCCGGGCTTGCGGCTTGTGGCTTGCGGCTTGGAGCTTTCATGGACGAACAATTCCCGATGTTCTACAACGACGTCGACCTATCCAAGCGCATGGCAGATGCCGGCTGGAAGACCGTCTACCTCCCCGACGCGCGCGTGGTCCACCGCCATGGCGCGAGCACGAGACAGGTGCGAGCGAAGATGATCCGCGAGTCCCACCGCTCCGCGTTCCGCTACCTGCGCAAGCACGACCACTCCGGTCTCTTCTGGCTCAAGGCCGCAGTCCTACTCCCCCTCTTCGAGGTCACGTCCCTCCTGCGCGTAATCGCGCACCATCTCCGCCGCCGCACTCCCTAGCCGCCATTCGTCATTCGAGCTTGTCATCCCATCTTTGGTCATTCGTGCTCCGACATTCGAGCTTGTTCTGGTGTAAGGCCTTCTCCACGTCATCGCCTATCGCCTGCGCCGTCCCCGACGGCAACCAGACCGAGCATGGCCTCTACTCCCATTCTCCCTCTGTCCTCGCAGCAGGCCACCAACCCGGCTGGAGCCGTACAGCGTTCCCCGTTTGCCGACTTCCGGAACCGGTCACTGGAACCACGTGACTGGTCACTCGCGGCCGTTTGTGCTCGGGCCTGAGCTAGCTTGATGCTTACGG contains the following coding sequences:
- a CDS encoding four helix bundle protein, yielding MKLEFPNDGVILERERDRPTIHVMAETTRFDLEERTASFGEAVVRFSKTIRETAVTRPLVNQLVRAATSIGANYCEANDADSKSDFRWDCRGFPLRKTVAVPSPFLPESAADTRKLWQEAKELNLIFGAIIRSTTARKTPPEDT
- a CDS encoding glycosyltransferase family 2 protein, which codes for MRLSIVVVTWNSSADIDACIDSINYGEEFEVIVVDNASSDATVERVGRHHHLTLVENQRNLGYAAANNQGIKAATGEYVLLLNPDTRVELGTLDVLSRYLDEHPVTGAVAPRLVSPDGSTQFSIRSFPTSASLFWELIGLARLFPKSRVFGRWKMKYFDYDRPAEVEQPMASCLMLRRTALDSIEPQASSFKLQAPDSGLAACGLRLGAFMDEQFPMFYNDVDLSKRMADAGWKTVYLPDARVVHRHGASTRQVRAKMIRESHRSAFRYLRKHDHSGLFWLKAAVLLPLFEVTSLLRVIAHHLRRRTP
- a CDS encoding NAD-dependent epimerase/dehydratase family protein; the protein is MSRILVTGIEGFAGGHLARHLTSAGHEVIGLHWADAPAGLPGELHRGDVCDFDATRALLETTKPDGIIHLAGISSVALSESRQMTTYEVNALGTLKLLEAVRQLRLKCRLVLISSADVYGRSNVGRALSEDLPSLPLSPYALSKHMTAEAGLFYHRAFGLDVVILRPFSHTGPGQTTAFVFPKVANAIARIERGQMEPVIVMGDLSVRRDYTDVRDVVRAYLLALGRCVAGETYNVTSGKPLMIREGVDYLCGLARVPVEISSSAAEFRPHDIPLLTGDPSKFMAATGWKPEIPFANTLSDLLDYYRGL